The following proteins are co-located in the Paenibacillus sp. FSL H8-0079 genome:
- a CDS encoding GntR family transcriptional regulator, with protein sequence MFELDVRSRKAIYEQLVDKVKEMIVYGILKPDEQLPSVRALSTQLTVNPNTIQKAYRELEREGYIYSLQGKGSFVSSSVEHPNEAMRDEIRESLVKLIAEASYSGLTKADMTLLFEEAMARIEKEEPHD encoded by the coding sequence ATGTTCGAATTAGATGTACGCAGCCGTAAGGCGATCTACGAGCAACTAGTGGACAAAGTCAAAGAAATGATCGTATACGGTATTCTAAAGCCCGACGAGCAGCTTCCTTCCGTTCGTGCGTTATCCACGCAGCTGACTGTGAATCCGAATACGATTCAAAAAGCGTACCGCGAGCTTGAACGTGAAGGTTACATCTATTCTTTGCAGGGAAAAGGAAGCTTCGTATCATCGTCAGTGGAACATCCGAATGAAGCCATGAGAGATGAGATCAGAGAGTCTCTGGTGAAGTTGATTGCAGAAGCTTCGTATTCCGGTTTGACCAAAGCGGATATGACGCTTTTGTTTGAGGAAGCGATGGCCCGTATAGAGAAGGAGGAGCCTCATGATTGA
- a CDS encoding ABC transporter ATP-binding protein — translation MIELNQVVKAFEQEKAVDGVTMHIHKGSIYGLLGSNGAGKTSLLKMMAGIYRQDSGTVRIEDTEIYENMDLKGRTIFMADSPYFFPQSSITQMAAFYRSVYPRWNEERFKQLATVFKLDVKRKLHRMSKGMRRQAAVWLGLSCMPEVLLMDEPIDGLDPVMRQQIKNLLFQEAAERQVTIVISSHNLREIEDLCDHVAIMHKGRIIVEKDLDDLKADTHKIQVAFRHPDHAKAMDEQIDILHEEKRGSVSLYIVKGNRQQVTDQFRVHDPYLLDVLPLTLEEIFIYEMEDAGYDIQPIVL, via the coding sequence ATGATTGAGCTGAATCAAGTCGTCAAAGCGTTTGAACAGGAGAAGGCAGTGGATGGCGTAACGATGCACATACATAAGGGATCGATCTATGGTTTGCTCGGTTCCAACGGGGCAGGCAAGACTTCGCTGCTCAAAATGATGGCTGGCATTTACCGTCAGGACAGCGGGACTGTTCGTATCGAGGATACTGAAATTTATGAAAATATGGATCTCAAAGGCCGCACGATTTTTATGGCCGATTCGCCCTACTTTTTCCCGCAATCTTCAATAACTCAGATGGCTGCATTTTATCGTTCCGTATATCCACGCTGGAATGAGGAGCGATTCAAGCAACTGGCTACCGTGTTCAAACTGGATGTAAAACGCAAGTTACATCGCATGTCCAAAGGCATGCGCCGTCAGGCAGCCGTATGGTTGGGGCTTAGCTGTATGCCTGAAGTGCTGCTGATGGATGAGCCGATTGACGGCCTCGACCCGGTCATGCGCCAGCAGATTAAAAATCTGCTGTTCCAGGAAGCGGCTGAGCGTCAAGTAACCATTGTCATCTCGTCCCACAATTTACGTGAGATCGAAGATCTGTGTGACCATGTGGCAATTATGCACAAAGGCCGAATTATTGTAGAGAAGGATCTTGATGATCTGAAGGCGGATACGCATAAAATCCAGGTCGCTTTCCGTCACCCGGACCATGCCAAAGCCATGGATGAGCAGATTGATATTTTGCATGAAGAGAAACGGGGAAGCGTTTCCCTGTACATTGTCAAAGGCAACCGACAACAGGTAACGGATCAATTCCGTGTACATGATCCGTATCTGCTGGATGTATTGCCACTAACACTGGAAGAAATCTTTATCTATGAAATGGAGGACGCAGGGTATGATATTCAACCGATTGTTCTGTAA